From the Bacteroidia bacterium genome, one window contains:
- a CDS encoding GWxTD domain-containing protein — protein sequence MPVRLNFTNRTFCIAVVFAVAVLPATLLSQQDQKLRMDVDLASFRFGADTSFVELYYAFPRSALTFSYEEGVYRGAALMHAILRSQDRDEDPVLKAWRVPVQLQDTANLEQRSLIGRVNFLLKPGRYNITVIGRDEHQAALSDSVAMLYEVRGFGPKNPLFSDIELASSIERAEEDAANIFYKNTLEVIPNPALLYGKQLPNVLYYAELYNGDLEHFMVKSEIVSSYGKTMISTAKKRSGKHPSRVEVGSLNTSTLPSGVYTLILSLGDTTGQMKLSQSKMFYVFNPDIPLDTAAAVAVADLIAAEFTAMSESELDDQFAMATYICSKDERNIWKSLSGAEPKKKFLTKFWRDRDPDYSTPSNEAYDVYKQLIAAANEQFRTAYRKGWKSDRGRVFILYGPPDYVERRSNESDMKPHEIWRYDNIEGGVEFVFVDRGGFNDYELVHSTKRNEISNEDWQRNASTR from the coding sequence ATGCCAGTACGATTGAATTTCACGAACAGAACCTTCTGTATCGCGGTAGTATTTGCCGTAGCAGTGCTGCCGGCAACTCTCTTGTCGCAACAGGACCAAAAACTCAGAATGGACGTGGATCTGGCGTCCTTCCGCTTCGGCGCGGATACCTCCTTCGTCGAGCTGTACTATGCCTTCCCGCGATCGGCGCTCACTTTCTCGTATGAGGAAGGTGTCTATCGCGGGGCCGCACTTATGCACGCGATACTGCGTTCGCAGGACAGGGACGAAGATCCCGTACTCAAGGCCTGGCGGGTGCCCGTGCAGTTGCAGGATACTGCCAATCTCGAGCAACGCTCGCTCATCGGACGCGTAAATTTTCTGCTGAAACCCGGGCGCTACAATATCACCGTGATCGGCAGGGATGAGCATCAGGCGGCGCTGTCGGACAGTGTTGCGATGTTGTATGAAGTCCGTGGCTTCGGACCGAAGAATCCGCTGTTCAGCGACATTGAGCTGGCCTCGTCCATCGAACGCGCCGAGGAGGACGCGGCGAATATTTTCTACAAGAACACGCTCGAAGTGATTCCCAACCCGGCTCTGCTCTACGGAAAGCAATTGCCGAACGTACTGTACTATGCGGAATTGTACAACGGCGACCTCGAACATTTCATGGTCAAAAGTGAAATCGTCAGCTCGTACGGCAAGACCATGATCAGCACCGCCAAGAAGCGCAGCGGCAAACATCCGTCCCGTGTCGAGGTCGGATCACTCAACACCAGTACGCTTCCGTCGGGGGTGTACACGTTGATTCTCTCCCTTGGTGATACTACAGGACAGATGAAGCTTTCGCAAAGCAAGATGTTCTATGTGTTCAATCCCGACATTCCGCTCGATACCGCCGCCGCGGTGGCTGTCGCCGATCTCATTGCCGCGGAATTTACCGCTATGAGCGAATCGGAGCTCGACGATCAGTTCGCCATGGCGACGTACATCTGCTCAAAAGATGAGCGGAACATCTGGAAATCCCTCTCCGGAGCGGAGCCGAAGAAGAAATTCCTGACCAAGTTCTGGCGTGATCGCGATCCCGACTACAGCACACCGAGCAACGAGGCCTACGATGTGTACAAGCAACTCATTGCGGCGGCGAACGAACAATTCCGTACCGCGTACCGCAAGGGTTGGAAGTCCGACCGCGGACGCGTCTTCATTCTGTACGGACCGCCCGATTATGTGGAGCGACGGTCGAATGAATCGGACATGAAGCCTCATGAGATCTGGCGGTATGACAACATTGAAGGGGGTGTGGAGTTCGTGTTCGTCGATCGGGGTGGCTTCAACGATTACGAGCTCGTGCATTCCACCAAACGCAATGAGATCAGCAATGAGGATTGGCAGCGCAACGCGTCCACACGCTGA